Within the Cystobacter fuscus DSM 2262 genome, the region GAGCTCCAGGGCCAGTGCCACACCGGCCCCGATCAACAACGCGCCTGCCACCCCGAGCGCTCCCACCGGGGACCCCCTCCGGAATAGGGCGCTACGGAGAGACAGCGGGCGTCACGGGCTCGCCCTGGCGGAAGCGCGCCTCCGGGCCCGGGCCCACGTACACCTGCACGGAGCGGAAGCGCGGCGTGCTCTCGGCCACCCGGACCGAGTGGCGCAGGCCCGCGGGGATGTAGACGGCGTCGCCCTGACGCACGGACATCGCCTGCCCCTCGATGGTCATCTCCGCCCCGCCCTCCTCCACGTAGATCATCTCCACACTGTCCACGTGGACGTGCTCGGGCACCGTGCTTCCCCCCTGGAGCTCCAACACGCCCATCGAGGCGGCACGGGCGCCGGTCTCCTCGTTGAGCAGCAGGAGCGCGGTGCCCTTGCCCTGGGCGATGCGGAAGGTGGGAGCCCGCGCGCCGTCCACCACGTAGCGCACGGGCCGGGTGGGGACGCGGGCACAGCCCACGCCGACACACAACAGGGCCAACAGGAACACGGTACGCATCACCCCTCCGTTCCGGCTCATCGGTGGTTGAGATACGTCGAGTGACACGCCACGCACGTCTCCACGAGGCGCCCGTAGCTCTCCGCGAGCGCCTGGTCGTCCCGCTTCTCCGCGGCCTCGCTCACGGCGCGAGCGCGCAGGCGGGCCTCGTCCTGGAGCACGAAGAAACGCTCGGGCAGGAGCGCGTTGAGATCCGCCTCACCGCCGGGCAGGGGCCGGATGATCCGGGGCTCGGCGGAGATGTGTTTGGCCGCGGCGCGCGCGACGTCGTACTGGAGCAACGTCACGCCATACATGAGGTCGCGCGCGTCCTGCCCATGGCGCTCCATCTTCTGGCGCAGCAGGGACCGGGCCTGCTCGGGCAGATAGTCCGGCTTGCCCAACGAGGAGGGAGGCGACTCCTTGTTGGCCGCCTCGGCCTTGGGCTTCTCGGCCTTGGGCTTCTTGGAGGGAGCGGCCTTCTGGGGCTCGGGCTCCGCGGCGGAGGCGTGGAAGACAAAGCCCGCGGACAGGACGCCCACGAGCATGAGGGGGACGCGAAAAGAAGTGGTCTTCATCGAATGGACTCGCCGGCCGTGATGCGCATGGGGCTTCTCACCCACTCGCAGGATCAGTCCTGGCTTCGCGGAAAGCAATGCACGGCCTCCGCGGCCCTCAGGGAGTCGCCGCCGAGGCCGCGGGGTTGCCCGCCTTGATCCAGCGCGCCAGCGAGAGGGCCTCCTGGGTGGACATGAGGTCCGCGTAGCTGGGCATGCCCGTTCCGGGCCGGACCTTCTGGGCGTCGAGGATCCACATGGCGACCGTCTCGTCGGGCTTGCTCCGCGCGTTGACGAGAGCGGGGGCGAACATGGCGCCCTCGCCGTGGCAGCCGCGGCATTTCAAGCTGGCGAAGAGTTCCTCCGGAGGCCGCGGCGCCTGGGCGGTGGCGGTGTTTCCGGACGCGGAGGTCTCCGCCTCCTTCTTCTCCGAGCAACCCGCGAGGGCCACGGCCATCGACAAGAGCACCGTGTGGGACAGCGGAAGGACGAGGGGCATGCGATTGCGCATGCCCCTCCTCTACTACCACCAGCGCGGGGAGGACCAGGGGAAGGGGGCCCAGAAGGGCGTCGCCAGGGTGTCGCCCTCAAGAAGGGGCGGGGGCTACGGGGTCACTTGTGAGAAGCGTACCTTCTGCACCCCCTCGATCATCTGCAGGGCCAGGGGCGCGGACGTGTACTCGGAGCGGCTCTGGACGTTCTGCAGCTTCTGGGCGAGTTCACCCATGTGGATGACGCCGAGCGCCTCGTCCTTCTTCCAGGGGACGGGGAACTGGCGCTCCAGGATTTCACTCCCCGTCTCCCGGTCACGCGGCGTCTTGCGGAACCTCGGCGCCTCGTCGACGGGCGCATCCACTCCAAAATGCATCGCCTCCGGCTGGAGGTGGATGTCCACCGTCTTCACGTCGCCTTCGAAGAGACACAGGAGCACGTTGTCGTTCAGCCGCTCCATCCGCGCGAGGT harbors:
- a CDS encoding cupin domain-containing protein yields the protein MRTVFLLALLCVGVGCARVPTRPVRYVVDGARAPTFRIAQGKGTALLLLNEETGARAASMGVLELQGGSTVPEHVHVDSVEMIYVEEGGAEMTIEGQAMSVRQGDAVYIPAGLRHSVRVAESTPRFRSVQVYVGPGPEARFRQGEPVTPAVSP
- a CDS encoding c-type cytochrome → MRNRMPLVLPLSHTVLLSMAVALAGCSEKKEAETSASGNTATAQAPRPPEELFASLKCRGCHGEGAMFAPALVNARSKPDETVAMWILDAQKVRPGTGMPSYADLMSTQEALSLARWIKAGNPAASAATP
- a CDS encoding cytochrome c → MKTTSFRVPLMLVGVLSAGFVFHASAAEPEPQKAAPSKKPKAEKPKAEAANKESPPSSLGKPDYLPEQARSLLRQKMERHGQDARDLMYGVTLLQYDVARAAAKHISAEPRIIRPLPGGEADLNALLPERFFVLQDEARLRARAVSEAAEKRDDQALAESYGRLVETCVACHSTYLNHR